A single region of the Eleginops maclovinus isolate JMC-PN-2008 ecotype Puerto Natales chromosome 16, JC_Emac_rtc_rv5, whole genome shotgun sequence genome encodes:
- the st6galnac2 gene encoding alpha-N-acetylgalactosaminide alpha-2,6-sialyltransferase 2 isoform X1 translates to MRRSIKFIFFLLGTLCFIICIFLYSQQQSDSIESLDDNQVDWSLVSAGDEEQEVEQKIEAACSLRKAVRNDVLLREKFRFSMSVLQWVQSLKPAWEHLRKRNPPYGWRGLPVDVLGSTLSLLNSSRLFERGSPDRCVRCAVVGNGGILRGSQQGRNIDSHDFVFRMNGAVIRGFEEDVGTKISFYGFTTNTMKNSLGRYRTDGFNRIPQSPEINYIFIPSDLRDYVMIAAAVQGRVVGSGRDRRDRPWEYFGHKPAANFKILHPDFISYVTRSFLRSPLLTDVRTRHLYMPSTGALMLLTALHTCDQVSAYGFITRNYASFSDHYYDSTLKPLGFFSNHDLLMESRLWEELHHRRVLRLYQREGGN, encoded by the exons ATGAGAAGATCcataaagtttattttcttcctgttggggactttatgttttattatttgtatctttttatattCTCAACAACAGAGCGACAG cattgAGTCTTTAGATGACAATCAGGTGGATTGGAGTCTTGTCTCAGCGGGTGATGAAGAACAAGAAGTGGAACAAAAA ATAGAAGCAGCATGTTCTCTGAGGAAAGCTGTGAGGAATGATGTTCTTCTCCGAGAGAAGTTCAGGTTCTCCATGTCAGTTCTTCAGTGGGTGCAGAGTTTAAAACCTGCCTGGGAACATCTGAGGAAGCGAAACCCTCCGTATGGCTGGAGGGGACTTCCTGTTGACG tTTTGGGCTCCACTCTCTCCCTCCTAAACAGCTCTCGTCTCTTCGAGCGAGGCTCACCTGACAGGTGTGTTCGCTGCGCCGTGGTGGGAAACGGAGGAATTCTACGAGGGTCCCAACAGGGCAGGAACATCGACAGCCATGACTTTGTCTTCAG GATGAACGGAGCGGTAATCAGAGGTTTTGAAGAAGACGTTGGGACAAAGATTTCCTTCTACGGATTCACCACCAACACCATGAAGAACTCGCTGGGCCGGTACCGAACTGACGGATTCAACAGGATCCCTCAGAGTCCG gaGATAAACTACATCTTCATCCCTTCAGACCTCAGAGACTATGTGATGATAGCGGCTGCTGTTCAGGGTCGGGTCGTTGGCTCAGGGAGGGACAGGCGGGACCG GCCCTGGGAATATTTTGGTCACAAACCAGCAGCAAACTTTAAGATTCTCCATCCAGATTTTATTTCCTACGTGACTCGCAG TTTTCTGCGGTCTCCGCTGCTGACTGACGTCAGGACTCGTCATCTCTACATGCCAAGCACTGGAGCTCTGATGCTGCTGACAGCACTGCACACCTGtgaccag GTTTCTGCATACGGCTTCATCACCAGGAACTATGCATCCTTCTCCGATCATTACTACGACTCCACCTTGAAGCCTCTCGGATTCTTCTCCAACCACGACCTATTGATGGAGAGCCGGCTGTGGGAGGAACTGCACCATCGGAGGGTCCTCAGGTTGTACCAGAGGGAGGGGGGCAACTGA
- the st6galnac2 gene encoding alpha-N-acetylgalactosaminide alpha-2,6-sialyltransferase 2 isoform X2: MRRSIKFIFFLLGTLCFIICIFLYSQQQSDSIESLDDNQVDWSLVSAGDEEQEVEQKIEAACSLRKAVRNDVLLREKFRFSMSVLQWVQSLKPAWEHLRKRNPPYGWRGLPVDVLGSTLSLLNSSRLFERGSPDRCVRCAVVGNGGILRGSQQGRNIDSHDFVFRMNGAVIRGFEEDVGTKISFYGFTTNTMKNSLGRYRTDGFNRIPQSPEINYIFIPSDLRDYVMIAAAVQGRVVGSGRDRRDRFLRSPLLTDVRTRHLYMPSTGALMLLTALHTCDQVSAYGFITRNYASFSDHYYDSTLKPLGFFSNHDLLMESRLWEELHHRRVLRLYQREGGN, translated from the exons ATGAGAAGATCcataaagtttattttcttcctgttggggactttatgttttattatttgtatctttttatattCTCAACAACAGAGCGACAG cattgAGTCTTTAGATGACAATCAGGTGGATTGGAGTCTTGTCTCAGCGGGTGATGAAGAACAAGAAGTGGAACAAAAA ATAGAAGCAGCATGTTCTCTGAGGAAAGCTGTGAGGAATGATGTTCTTCTCCGAGAGAAGTTCAGGTTCTCCATGTCAGTTCTTCAGTGGGTGCAGAGTTTAAAACCTGCCTGGGAACATCTGAGGAAGCGAAACCCTCCGTATGGCTGGAGGGGACTTCCTGTTGACG tTTTGGGCTCCACTCTCTCCCTCCTAAACAGCTCTCGTCTCTTCGAGCGAGGCTCACCTGACAGGTGTGTTCGCTGCGCCGTGGTGGGAAACGGAGGAATTCTACGAGGGTCCCAACAGGGCAGGAACATCGACAGCCATGACTTTGTCTTCAG GATGAACGGAGCGGTAATCAGAGGTTTTGAAGAAGACGTTGGGACAAAGATTTCCTTCTACGGATTCACCACCAACACCATGAAGAACTCGCTGGGCCGGTACCGAACTGACGGATTCAACAGGATCCCTCAGAGTCCG gaGATAAACTACATCTTCATCCCTTCAGACCTCAGAGACTATGTGATGATAGCGGCTGCTGTTCAGGGTCGGGTCGTTGGCTCAGGGAGGGACAGGCGGGACCG TTTTCTGCGGTCTCCGCTGCTGACTGACGTCAGGACTCGTCATCTCTACATGCCAAGCACTGGAGCTCTGATGCTGCTGACAGCACTGCACACCTGtgaccag GTTTCTGCATACGGCTTCATCACCAGGAACTATGCATCCTTCTCCGATCATTACTACGACTCCACCTTGAAGCCTCTCGGATTCTTCTCCAACCACGACCTATTGATGGAGAGCCGGCTGTGGGAGGAACTGCACCATCGGAGGGTCCTCAGGTTGTACCAGAGGGAGGGGGGCAACTGA